The nucleotide sequence GCAAGCGAACGCGTCAGGAGCTCGCTGGCGTCGCGCGCCTCGGAACTCGGCACCAGGAGCTCGATGTTGCCCGTTTCCTCACCTTTCGAGCCTCCGGCCGGCCGCATCGTCACCAGGAAACCCTCTCTGCGGAGCAAATCCCGCATCATCCTGGCAACGGGTCGGTTGGGCGCAATGTAGACGACCACCCAACCCATGGGAGCCAGCCCCCCTCGGCAGACCCGGATCTACCGACCAGACTCCACCCGCCCATGCCGGGACCAGATCTCCGCCCGCCCGCGGATCTTGATGGCCGAGGTGTGGACCGTGAACTGGGCAATCATGACCTCGCCCCGATCCAGCTTCTCCGTGTGGTGAAAACGCGTGTCGGGGCCGCGGGTCAGGCCCATGACCGTCACGCCATCCTCCAGCGCCTTGATGATCACGAAGTCGCCCAGCACCACTTCGGCTCCTGTCGGGAGTTCCCCTCCCGGCGTGGCTCTGACCTCCGGACCGGGTGTCACCGCCACGCCACCTCCTCTTGTCGCTCCTCGTCGCGTCTGCCCGTCCTACCCGTCCCCACCCGCCGGCACTACTACGACGCCGCCTTGCCCTCGCCCTCGCTGCCGGCCGCGGCGTCGGCCAGCGTCTGGCGCCGATGGGCGATACGGGCAGCGGCCGCCGCCGCCACCCCCGCCACCAGGTCGTCCAGGAACGTGTGGACGCCCCCGTCCGCATGGCGGTTGAGCTGGCCGATGATGCCCAGCTTTCGCTTGTCCAGGTACCCGAAGCTCGTCAGCCCTACCGATCCATACAGATTGGTGATCGCCAGGGCCAACACCTCGTCTATGCCGTAAAGGGGGCTATCCTCCCTCACGGCGCTACGCAGCGGCTCGGGGAGATGCCCCTGCTCGGCCAGGACGTCGAGTGCGATACCGGTCAGGATGGCGAACTGCGCCTCCCGCTTGTCGACCACCCGCCGGACACTCGCCAGGCACTCTTCGAGCGTCAGGTCGCTAAACCGGCCGCCCAGGAGCTCCTGCACCACCCGAGCGATATCCTCGAGCTCCACGCCCCTGGCCCGCAACCACTCGATGACCTGCTCTCTCAACGACCCGCCCCCTGGCCGGCGGCCACCGCAAGATGCTCCCTCCCGGCGATGCCGCCCCCCTCAGCGGCCGGCCCGGTGCCCCCGCCCTCGTCGCCCGCGCCCTCGAGGAGTTGCGGCGGCCGGCCGGTGATCCCGGCGATGGCAGCGATCAACTCCGGCACCGGATCCACCCACAGCGTCCGGGCCACCGCAGCGAGCTGGCGCCGGCTGCCGCTCGCCATCTCGATGACGACCGGCGTCTGGCCGGGATGCTCGCGCAGCGCCTCGGCCACCCGCTCCACCAGCTGCTCCGTGGACCGCCGCCCACCCCCCGGCTCGCGCCCTAATGGTATCACCAGCAGGCGGTCGAGGGGCATGGCCCTGTCTCCGATGATCTTGATCGACCCATCGTCGTCCTGGCTGATGGTGCCCCACACCAGCGCCGGCATCCCGGCCTGCACGTCGGCGAACTGATCCATGCTGCGAGGGAAGACCAGCACCTCGACACTTCCTGTCTCGTCTTCCAGCAACACCCGGCGCATCGTGCTCCCCGATCGGGTGCTGACCCGCCGGTCCGACTGCAGCAGGCCGGCCACCGCCACGCCCGCGCCCTCCTGGGCCAGTTCGCCGAGGTCGGCCATCGGGCTCGAGCGGAAGCGGGCCAGGCGCCGGCGCCACTGCTGCGCAGGATGGCCGGAAAGATAGAAGCCCAGCACCTCGCGTTCCCAGGCGAGCCGCTCCGGCACCGGAGCCTCGGGCACTAGGGGCAACAGATCGGCGCCGAAGCCCGGCCCGCCGCCGGCGCCCGCTCCGCTCTCGGCGAACAGGTCCAGCGACGCCTGGTCCACCTGGGCGGCCGCCGACGAGCGACGCGCCTGGCAGTACTCCCACGCATCCTTCAGGCCGGCCAGCAAGGCGTTGCGGTTACCGAATGCATCCAGCGCGCCCGCCTTGATGAGGCTCTCGACGACGCGCTGGTTGAAGGCGCCGGGGGAGGACGCTTCCTGCAGGGTGCGGCCGCAGAAGTCGCGCAGCCCCTTGAACGGCCCGCCCTGCTTCCTCGCCCGGAGGATCGCCTCTACCGCCGGCTGCCCCACGTGCTTGACCGCCAGCAGGCCGAAGCGAATGGCACCGCCCTCCGGCCAGAACTCGCCCCGGCTGTCGTTGACCGAAGGGGGGAGGATGGGCACGCCGGCCTCCCGGGCAGCGTCCAGGTACAGCTTGACCTTGTCGCTGTTGCCCGCCACGCTGGTCAACAGCGCCGCCATGAACTCCACCGGGTAGTGGGCCTTGAGATACGCCGTCTGGTAGCTGATGAGCGCATAGGCCGCCGAGTGGGCCACGTTGAAAGCGTACTGGGCGAAGCGCTCGATTTCGGCAAAGAGTTCCTCGGCCAGGGAGCGCTCGTACCCCTTGCCGACCATCCCCTCGATGAACCGCTGCTTTTCCCGGGCCATCTCCTCGGGCTTCTTCTTGCCCATCGCCTTGCGCAGCACGTCCGCCTGCCCCGGCGTGTAGCCGGCCAGCTGCGTGGCGATGCGCATGACTTGCTCCTGATAGACGATGATCCCGTAGGTCTCCCGCAGGATCGGCTCGAGCGCCGGGTGCGCGTACCGGATCTCCTGCCGGCCGTGCCGGCGCGCGATGAAGTCCCCCAAGAACTGCAGAGGCCCCGGGCGTCCCAGGGCCAGCGCTGCCACGAGATCGCTGAACTTGTCGGGCTGAAGGTCTCGCATGACGCCCTTGAACAGGCGGCTTTCGAGCTGGAAGACGCCCTCCGTCTCCCCTTTGCTCAGCATGGCGTACACCGCCGGATCGTCGAGCGGGAGGTTGTCGACGTCGAGGCGCTTGCCGTGCTGGCGCTCGATGAGGTCCACGGCCGCCCGGATGACGGTCAGGTTACGCAGTCCCAGGAAGTCCATCTTGAGCAGGCCCAGCTCTTCCAGGTGCTCCATGGGGAACTGCGTCACCGCCGCCCCGTCGCTCGTGCGGGCAAGCGGCACCATGTCGGCCAGGGGCCGCGGCGCGATCACCACGCCGGCCGCGTGCATCGAGAGATGGCGCGGGAATCCCTCCACCTGGCGGGCCAGGTCGATGAGGCGCCGCACCGTCGCGTCGGACTCGTAGCGCTGCCGCAGCTCTTCGGACTCGGCGAGCGCCTGCTCGAGGGTCACCCCCGGGCCGGACGGCACCAGCTTGGCCAGCCGGTCCACCTCGGCGTACGGGATCTGCAGCACCCGGCCCACGTCGCGGATGGACGCCCGGGCCGCCATCGTCCCGAAGGTGGCGATCTGCGCCACCCGGTCCTTGCCGTAGCGGCGCACCACGTACTCGATGACCTCGTCCCGGCGGTCGTCGGCGAAGTCGATGTCGATGTCGGGCATGGAGACCCGCTCCGGGTTGAGGAACCGCTCGAAGATCATGCCGTGGTGCAGCGGGTTGATGTTGGTGATGCCGAGGCAGTACCCCACCAGGCTGCCGGCCGCCGACCCTCGCCCCGGGCCGACGGGGATGCCGCTTCTTCTTGCGTAGTTGACGAAGTCCTGCACGATGAGGAAGTAGCCGGCGAAGCCCGTCTGCTGGATGATGCCCAGCTCGTAGTCGAGGCGCTGGCGCACCTCGTCGTCCATCTCGCCGAAACGGCGCCGGGCCCCCTCGTACGCGAGCTGCCGCAGGTACTCGTCGGCGCTCTCCCCGTGCGGCGTCTCGAAAGCCGGCAGCTCCGGGCGGCCCAGCTTGAGCTCCACGTTGCACCGCTCGGCCACCTCGAGCGTCCGATCGCACGCCTCGGGGACGTCCGCGAAGAGCTGCCGCATCTCGCCGGGGCTGCGGAAGTAGAACTGGTCGGTGGCGAAGCGCAGCCGGTTGGGATCGCTCAAGTACTTGCCGGTCTGGATACAGAGCAAGACGTCGTGGAAGGCCGCGTCCTCCCGGCGCAGGTAGTGCGTGTCGTTGGTGGCGATCACCGGCAACTTCCACTCCCGGGCCATGGCCACCAGGCGCGCGTTGAGCGCCTCCTGGCC is from Limnochorda sp. L945t and encodes:
- the mtrB gene encoding trp RNA-binding attenuation protein MtrB, with the protein product MVLGDFVIIKALEDGVTVMGLTRGPDTRFHHTEKLDRGEVMIAQFTVHTSAIKIRGRAEIWSRHGRVESGR
- a CDS encoding phosphatidylglycerophosphatase A family protein, with the protein product MREQVIEWLRARGVELEDIARVVQELLGGRFSDLTLEECLASVRRVVDKREAQFAILTGIALDVLAEQGHLPEPLRSAVREDSPLYGIDEVLALAITNLYGSVGLTSFGYLDKRKLGIIGQLNRHADGGVHTFLDDLVAGVAAAAAARIAHRRQTLADAAAGSEGEGKAAS
- a CDS encoding DNA polymerase III subunit alpha yields the protein MASGTFVHLHNHTQYSLLDGACRVDELVKQAVSFGMPAVAVTDHGALYGLVEFYKAAKAAGIKPILGAELYLAPKSRHDKSGGPGDAAHHLLVLAENEEGLRNLMKLSTIGFLEGFYYKPRIDHEVLAAHARGLVGTTGCMSAEVSARLLEGDEEGARAALGRYLDIFGRDHFYVELQRNGVDGQEALNARLVAMAREWKLPVIATNDTHYLRREDAAFHDVLLCIQTGKYLSDPNRLRFATDQFYFRSPGEMRQLFADVPEACDRTLEVAERCNVELKLGRPELPAFETPHGESADEYLRQLAYEGARRRFGEMDDEVRQRLDYELGIIQQTGFAGYFLIVQDFVNYARRSGIPVGPGRGSAAGSLVGYCLGITNINPLHHGMIFERFLNPERVSMPDIDIDFADDRRDEVIEYVVRRYGKDRVAQIATFGTMAARASIRDVGRVLQIPYAEVDRLAKLVPSGPGVTLEQALAESEELRQRYESDATVRRLIDLARQVEGFPRHLSMHAAGVVIAPRPLADMVPLARTSDGAAVTQFPMEHLEELGLLKMDFLGLRNLTVIRAAVDLIERQHGKRLDVDNLPLDDPAVYAMLSKGETEGVFQLESRLFKGVMRDLQPDKFSDLVAALALGRPGPLQFLGDFIARRHGRQEIRYAHPALEPILRETYGIIVYQEQVMRIATQLAGYTPGQADVLRKAMGKKKPEEMAREKQRFIEGMVGKGYERSLAEELFAEIERFAQYAFNVAHSAAYALISYQTAYLKAHYPVEFMAALLTSVAGNSDKVKLYLDAAREAGVPILPPSVNDSRGEFWPEGGAIRFGLLAVKHVGQPAVEAILRARKQGGPFKGLRDFCGRTLQEASSPGAFNQRVVESLIKAGALDAFGNRNALLAGLKDAWEYCQARRSSAAAQVDQASLDLFAESGAGAGGGPGFGADLLPLVPEAPVPERLAWEREVLGFYLSGHPAQQWRRRLARFRSSPMADLGELAQEGAGVAVAGLLQSDRRVSTRSGSTMRRVLLEDETGSVEVLVFPRSMDQFADVQAGMPALVWGTISQDDDGSIKIIGDRAMPLDRLLVIPLGREPGGGRRSTEQLVERVAEALREHPGQTPVVIEMASGSRRQLAAVARTLWVDPVPELIAAIAGITGRPPQLLEGAGDEGGGTGPAAEGGGIAGREHLAVAAGQGAGR